One part of the Dyadobacter sp. 676 genome encodes these proteins:
- a CDS encoding MBL fold metallo-hydrolase, whose translation MHIQFFGAARTVTGSKHLITTEKGTKILLDCGLFQGIQTDEFNQEFGFKPADIDYVILSHAHIDHSGLLPRLVRKGFNGPIYCTAATADLCRVMLLDSAHIQEKDLERINKRRKKQGRPLLEELYNAEDAAHALTLFKTVRYGQTFFLGENNEVSVILTDAAHLLGSAAVHLSIPDSGTFKQVTFTGDIGRPDDRILRKPEEFPQADYIICESTYGDRLHEKETDMHAHLLRIVQETCIRRRGKLIIPAFAIDRTQELIYALDQLSSSGKLPQIPVYIDSPLAIRATAIMKEHDECFNPEILDYIERDGDAFAFPYLNYISDVQDSIALNDRHEPCIIISASGMAEAGRIKHHIKNNIGDPNSTILLVGYASANTLAGALKRGDKQVNIFGERFDVKCRVETMDSFSGHGDYNEMLEFLSCQKPERVKEVFLVHGEYETQVAFKLKLEKAGYRKIHIPALYEGVKI comes from the coding sequence ATGCATATCCAGTTCTTTGGCGCCGCCCGCACCGTTACCGGGAGCAAACACCTGATTACCACCGAAAAAGGAACCAAAATATTACTCGACTGCGGACTCTTCCAGGGCATCCAGACCGACGAATTCAACCAGGAGTTCGGTTTCAAACCGGCCGATATCGATTATGTGATACTCTCGCACGCGCATATCGACCATTCGGGCCTGCTTCCCCGTCTCGTACGCAAGGGTTTCAACGGGCCGATATACTGTACGGCCGCCACTGCCGACCTTTGCCGGGTTATGTTGCTCGATAGCGCCCATATCCAGGAAAAAGACCTTGAACGCATCAACAAGCGCCGCAAAAAACAAGGCCGCCCGCTGCTCGAAGAACTGTACAATGCGGAAGACGCCGCACATGCATTGACGCTTTTCAAGACGGTACGTTATGGACAAACATTCTTTTTGGGCGAAAACAACGAAGTATCGGTAATCCTGACCGACGCCGCGCACTTACTGGGCAGCGCCGCCGTGCATTTGAGCATTCCCGATAGCGGCACGTTCAAGCAGGTAACCTTTACCGGTGACATCGGCCGGCCCGACGACCGTATTCTCCGCAAGCCGGAGGAATTCCCGCAGGCCGATTACATCATCTGCGAATCGACCTACGGCGACCGTCTGCATGAAAAAGAAACCGATATGCACGCGCATTTGCTGCGGATTGTACAGGAAACATGCATTCGCCGCCGCGGCAAGCTCATTATCCCGGCCTTCGCAATCGACCGCACCCAGGAACTTATTTATGCCCTCGACCAGCTTTCGAGCTCGGGCAAGCTCCCGCAAATCCCTGTATACATCGACAGCCCGCTCGCGATCCGCGCTACGGCCATTATGAAGGAGCACGACGAATGTTTCAATCCTGAAATCCTCGATTACATCGAAAGGGACGGCGACGCATTCGCATTTCCGTATCTCAATTACATTTCCGACGTACAGGACTCCATCGCCCTGAACGACCGCCATGAGCCCTGCATCATCATTTCCGCCTCCGGAATGGCCGAGGCCGGGCGCATCAAGCACCATATCAAAAACAACATCGGTGACCCGAATTCTACCATCCTGCTCGTAGGCTACGCTTCCGCGAACACACTCGCGGGCGCATTGAAACGCGGCGACAAGCAGGTAAACATTTTCGGCGAACGTTTCGACGTCAAATGTCGCGTCGAGACCATGGATTCATTCTCCGGGCACGGCGATTACAACGAAATGCTGGAATTTTTATCCTGTCAGAAGCCTGAGCGCGTGAAGGAAGTATTCCTGGTTCATGGCGAATACGAGACGCAGGTCGCCTTCAAATTGAAGCTGGAAAAGGCAGGATACCGGAAAATCCACATCCCGGCACTGTACGAGGGTGTAAAAATTTAA
- the hpt gene encoding hypoxanthine phosphoribosyltransferase — protein MINILDKTFVPFISRETIEKRIGELAAGINSDYAGSCPVFIIVLNGAFLFAGELVKNISLACEINFIRLSSYSQTTSTGSVREIIGMDADIVGRDVIIIEDIVDTGLTMSQLITKVKSMSPKSVEIATLLHKPEAMKTPVDMRYIGFEIQNKFVVGYGLDYDGIGRNLDAIYVLA, from the coding sequence ATGATTAACATTCTGGATAAAACATTTGTCCCCTTCATTTCGCGCGAAACCATCGAAAAACGCATTGGCGAGTTAGCAGCCGGTATCAACTCCGATTATGCGGGCTCCTGTCCGGTCTTCATCATTGTTCTGAATGGCGCATTTCTGTTCGCGGGCGAGCTGGTTAAAAACATTTCGCTGGCTTGCGAGATCAATTTTATCAGGCTCTCCTCCTATTCGCAAACGACTTCGACAGGCTCTGTTCGCGAAATTATCGGGATGGACGCCGATATTGTGGGGCGTGATGTGATTATTATCGAAGATATCGTCGATACCGGGCTTACAATGTCACAATTGATCACAAAGGTGAAATCGATGTCGCCCAAATCGGTTGAAATCGCTACTTTACTGCACAAACCGGAAGCTATGAAAACGCCGGTCGACATGCGCTATATCGGCTTCGAGATTCAAAACAAGTTCGTGGTCGGCTACGGTCTCGATTATGACGGTATCGGGCGCAACCTCGACGCGATTTACGTACTTGCCTGA
- a CDS encoding tetratricopeptide repeat protein, producing the protein MRRSVVNSIIFCCLSVITSHITKAQLYSSADLDKNYAMVLQNPGVQIESTEAINKLYNYQFYEADAEFRWLKYRYPKHPMPHFLMGLAEWWKIVPNTDNEAYDKTFLAHMDSTITLAEKLYDDQENKIEPAFFLAAAYAFKGRLYAERESWAKAAFAGKKSLKYFEQCKGNGDLSPELLFGDGLYNYYAEWVPKEYPILKPILALFPKGNKKLGEQQLEKVGNNAFYTRVEARYFLLQIYSMENEYSKAYEMAKYMWQTFPNNPYFERYFCRTAFVTGKMAEAEEAAKNIIAKINQGMPGYEGVSGRNAAYVLAYYNMNYYRNYDAASEYYKKAIEYSTQTNSLNAGYYVSSLLGLGKIAEHKKDYDEALRYYKLADDRADRKSSQDKEAKAAIANLKKMKREQRRRR; encoded by the coding sequence ATGAGAAGATCGGTTGTTAACAGTATCATATTCTGTTGCTTAAGTGTAATTACAAGCCATATCACCAAGGCCCAATTGTATTCGTCGGCGGACCTTGACAAGAACTACGCCATGGTCCTCCAAAACCCGGGCGTGCAGATCGAATCGACCGAGGCGATCAACAAGTTGTACAATTATCAGTTTTACGAAGCGGACGCGGAGTTCCGCTGGTTGAAATACCGGTACCCCAAACACCCGATGCCGCATTTTCTGATGGGTTTGGCCGAATGGTGGAAGATTGTGCCTAATACGGATAATGAGGCCTACGATAAAACATTTCTTGCGCATATGGACTCGACCATTACTCTGGCCGAGAAATTGTATGACGATCAGGAAAATAAAATCGAACCCGCATTTTTTCTTGCTGCCGCCTACGCGTTCAAAGGCAGGCTCTATGCCGAGCGCGAGAGCTGGGCGAAGGCGGCATTTGCCGGCAAAAAGTCATTGAAATATTTCGAACAATGCAAGGGTAACGGCGACCTCTCGCCTGAATTGCTTTTCGGAGACGGCCTGTACAACTATTATGCTGAATGGGTACCGAAAGAATATCCGATTCTGAAACCGATCCTGGCGCTTTTCCCGAAAGGCAACAAAAAACTCGGGGAGCAGCAACTGGAAAAGGTTGGTAACAATGCATTTTACACCCGTGTGGAGGCCCGGTATTTCCTGTTGCAGATTTACAGCATGGAAAACGAGTACAGCAAGGCATATGAAATGGCCAAATACATGTGGCAGACATTCCCGAATAATCCCTATTTCGAGCGTTATTTCTGTCGGACGGCCTTTGTAACAGGCAAAATGGCCGAAGCCGAGGAGGCAGCGAAGAACATCATCGCGAAAATTAACCAGGGAATGCCTGGCTATGAAGGTGTGAGCGGAAGGAATGCCGCCTATGTGCTGGCGTATTACAATATGAACTACTACCGCAATTACGACGCCGCCAGTGAATATTATAAGAAGGCTATCGAATATTCGACCCAAACCAATTCACTGAATGCCGGATATTATGTTTCGTCGCTGCTTGGCTTAGGTAAAATAGCGGAACATAAAAAGGATTACGACGAAGCGCTGCGTTATTACAAACTGGCCGATGACCGAGCCGACAGGAAGTCGAGCCAGGACAAAGAAGCGAAGGCGGCGATCGCAAATTTGAAAAAAATGAAGCGCGAGCAGCGGAGAAGGAGGTAA
- a CDS encoding dipeptidase: MKTKNKHSMQEYIDKNRDRFLNELLDLLRIPSVSADSKFKPDMLRAAEYVRDRIAEAGADRAEIYETEGHPVVYGEKIIDPALPTVLIYGHYDVQPADPYELWHSPPFEPVIKNDRIYARGACDDKGQFYMHIKALEIMLATGTLACNVKVMIEGEEEIGSSNLGTFVRKYKEMLQCDTILISDTSIIANDVPSIESGLRGLTYVEVEVTGANRDLHSGVYGGGVANPINVLCEMIASLKDENGHITIPGFYDKVQELSASERAALNAAPFDLEEYKKDLDIDDVAGERGYTTIERTSVRPTLDVNGIWGGYIGEGAKTVLPSRAHAKISMRLVPNQNDDEICELFTRHFESIAPASVKVKVVPHHGGLPYVTPTDSVEYRAAELAMEESFGKKPIPTRGGGSIPIVALFEQELGCKSILMGFGLDIDALHSPNESYGLFNYFKGIETIPLFFKHYAELKK, translated from the coding sequence GTGAAGACTAAAAACAAACATTCAATGCAAGAATATATTGATAAGAACCGCGACCGGTTTTTGAACGAGCTGCTCGACCTGCTTCGTATTCCGTCGGTAAGTGCCGATTCGAAATTCAAACCCGACATGCTGAGAGCCGCAGAATACGTCCGCGACCGTATCGCCGAAGCGGGAGCCGACCGTGCGGAAATCTATGAAACCGAAGGACATCCGGTGGTGTACGGCGAAAAGATCATCGATCCCGCATTGCCGACCGTACTCATCTACGGCCACTACGACGTCCAGCCGGCCGATCCGTACGAGCTCTGGCACTCTCCGCCGTTCGAGCCGGTGATCAAGAACGATCGCATATACGCGCGCGGGGCGTGCGACGACAAAGGGCAATTTTATATGCACATCAAAGCCCTTGAAATCATGCTCGCAACGGGCACGCTCGCATGCAATGTGAAGGTAATGATTGAGGGCGAAGAAGAAATAGGGTCGTCGAATTTGGGGACATTTGTCCGAAAATATAAGGAAATGTTACAATGCGATACAATCCTTATTTCCGACACGAGTATCATCGCGAACGATGTCCCGTCCATCGAATCCGGGCTACGTGGGCTTACATACGTCGAGGTGGAAGTGACGGGCGCCAACCGCGATCTGCATTCGGGCGTATACGGGGGTGGCGTGGCTAATCCTATCAACGTTCTCTGCGAAATGATTGCCTCTCTGAAAGATGAAAACGGCCACATAACCATTCCCGGCTTTTACGACAAAGTTCAGGAGCTAAGTGCTTCCGAACGCGCCGCATTGAACGCAGCACCATTCGATCTGGAAGAATATAAGAAGGACCTCGATATCGACGATGTAGCCGGCGAAAGAGGCTATACCACCATTGAAAGAACCTCGGTACGCCCGACTTTGGACGTAAACGGTATCTGGGGCGGCTATATAGGCGAAGGCGCCAAAACCGTGCTACCTTCCCGGGCCCATGCGAAAATCTCCATGCGCCTCGTGCCAAACCAGAACGACGACGAGATCTGTGAGCTGTTTACCAGGCATTTCGAGTCCATCGCGCCTGCTTCGGTAAAGGTGAAAGTAGTACCTCACCACGGCGGATTACCATACGTAACGCCGACAGACTCGGTGGAATACCGTGCAGCGGAACTGGCAATGGAAGAGTCGTTTGGAAAAAAACCGATACCCACGCGCGGCGGCGGCAGCATTCCCATTGTGGCACTTTTCGAGCAGGAATTAGGCTGCAAGAGCATTCTGATGGGCTTTGGCCTAGATATCGACGCCCTGCACTCCCCGAATGAGAGTTACGGGCTATTCAATTACTTCAAAGGGATCGAGACAATCCCGCTGTTTTTCAAGCATTATGCGGAATTAAAAAAATAG
- the plsY gene encoding glycerol-3-phosphate 1-O-acyltransferase PlsY, protein MSVALLIVAIVAAYLLGSIPSSVWYGIGYFGIDVRKHGSGNAGATNTFRVLGKRAGTVVMLIDVLKGWTATCLASMLFYMNEIGETELLMYKIIFGIIAIIGHIFPVFVNFKGGKGIATLLGMVLAIHPELASVCITIFILTLIASQYVSLSSILATLAFPVLSWTGAFGHPEPLLVVFGFAMFILVVFTHQKNIVRLLNGNENRVNIFAKSKARS, encoded by the coding sequence ATGAGTGTTGCCTTATTAATAGTTGCGATTGTTGCTGCTTATTTGCTGGGTTCTATCCCAAGTTCAGTCTGGTACGGAATCGGATATTTTGGAATAGATGTCAGAAAACACGGCAGCGGTAACGCGGGCGCCACCAACACATTCCGGGTATTGGGCAAACGCGCAGGAACTGTTGTAATGCTCATCGACGTACTGAAAGGCTGGACGGCCACCTGCCTCGCTTCCATGCTTTTTTACATGAACGAAATCGGTGAAACCGAGCTCCTGATGTATAAGATCATCTTCGGTATCATTGCCATTATCGGTCACATCTTCCCCGTTTTTGTGAATTTCAAAGGAGGTAAAGGCATTGCTACGCTGCTCGGAATGGTACTTGCCATTCACCCGGAGCTTGCGTCTGTCTGCATCACGATATTTATTCTGACACTAATTGCATCGCAGTACGTGTCGCTGAGCTCAATTCTCGCGACGCTCGCGTTCCCCGTGCTTTCATGGACTGGCGCTTTCGGGCACCCCGAGCCGTTGCTCGTCGTTTTTGGCTTCGCAATGTTCATCCTGGTGGTGTTTACGCACCAGAAAAACATTGTCCGCCTGCTCAACGGCAATGAGAACCGCGTAAATATTTTCGCAAAGTCGAAAGCCCGGAGCTGA
- the prmA gene encoding 50S ribosomal protein L11 methyltransferase — MNYIELDLKVDSEFSEILMAELGEAGFESFVETDEGLLAYIQESDFNENIIHSLTAKYLDLTTIAATWKSLERRNWNEEWEKSYEPIEVGDQVRVRATFHEPDPSFKYDLLIQPKMSFGTGHHETTWLVMNEQLNLPHERLSVMDVGCGTGILAILAFKLGASHLLGFDIDEWAVENTRENFAMNNLPADSEVFQGTIQDVPETRVFGGILANINRNILLAEIPDYVKHLEPGGWLVTSGFYEADQTDIEKCAAENGLKKRRSNTRNQWATVVFEKIK, encoded by the coding sequence ATGAATTACATCGAACTGGATTTGAAAGTGGATTCCGAGTTTTCGGAGATATTAATGGCCGAACTTGGCGAGGCAGGCTTTGAGTCGTTTGTGGAGACCGACGAGGGCCTGCTCGCGTACATTCAGGAGAGCGATTTCAACGAGAATATAATCCATAGCCTGACCGCCAAATACCTGGATTTAACGACAATAGCCGCAACCTGGAAATCGTTAGAGAGAAGAAACTGGAACGAGGAGTGGGAAAAAAGCTACGAGCCGATCGAGGTGGGTGACCAGGTGCGCGTGCGGGCAACGTTTCATGAGCCCGATCCCTCTTTTAAATACGATTTGCTGATCCAGCCCAAAATGTCGTTTGGCACGGGACACCACGAAACCACATGGCTGGTCATGAACGAGCAACTCAACCTGCCGCATGAACGTCTTTCGGTTATGGATGTCGGTTGCGGAACGGGAATCCTCGCGATTCTGGCATTTAAATTAGGGGCTTCACACCTGTTGGGTTTCGATATCGACGAATGGGCCGTGGAAAATACACGTGAAAATTTCGCGATGAACAACCTTCCGGCCGATTCCGAGGTTTTTCAGGGCACGATCCAGGACGTACCGGAAACAAGGGTTTTCGGAGGAATTCTGGCAAACATTAACCGGAATATCCTGCTGGCGGAGATTCCGGACTATGTGAAACACCTCGAACCCGGTGGCTGGCTCGTTACCAGCGGTTTTTACGAAGCGGACCAAACGGATATCGAAAAATGTGCCGCTGAAAACGGCCTGAAAAAGCGCAGATCGAATACCCGTAACCAATGGGCAACCGTTGTTTTTGAAAAGATCAAATAG
- a CDS encoding glycosyltransferase, producing MEPFVKTTKKNVLFEVAWEVCNQVGGIYTVIRTKVPAMVEKWEENYFLLGPYFEKKASSEFEQIHDLDDSPAGRIVKRMREMGFAVYYGYWLVTGKPRVVLFDIDSIMGQLDAIKFNLWERNRIPTINVEHLVNQTLCFGELVRIFLKEYAEENAKREEIFAQFHEWMASSGLPELKRENVKIAMTFTTHATMLGRYLAQNVSGFYNKLPFFDWEQEAKNYGIVAQCSIERQAALNAHVLTTVSDVTARECEVFLGRMPDLVTPNGLNVVRFQAVHEFQNLHLKHKERIHEFVMGHFFPSYSFDLDKTLYFFTSGRYEYSNKGYDLTLEALARLNWKMVQANMDMTVVMFIVTKQPYTSVNPDVLQSRAVLNELQETCTAIEKEVGEKLFLATASGADHKMPDLNEFVDEYWRLRLRRTIQSWKTDRLPAFVTHDLKQEDGITDFCRRANLVNNERDRVKIVYHPDFIASTNPLFGLDYGQFVRGCHLGVFPSYYEPWGYTPLECVVRGVPTVTSDLSGFGDYIMQIMRDYENRGIYVINRKSQNFSQAADQLADILFKFVRMQRRDRIMQRNRVENISDVFDWMNLRSYYDTAHDLAAKRRKP from the coding sequence TTGGAACCATTTGTCAAAACCACTAAGAAAAACGTCCTGTTCGAAGTTGCATGGGAGGTTTGTAATCAAGTTGGAGGGATATATACTGTAATAAGGACCAAAGTACCTGCCATGGTTGAGAAATGGGAAGAAAACTATTTCCTGCTGGGCCCTTATTTCGAAAAAAAAGCGTCTTCCGAATTCGAACAGATTCACGACCTCGACGATTCACCCGCCGGCCGGATCGTCAAGCGAATGCGGGAAATGGGTTTTGCTGTGTATTACGGCTACTGGCTCGTGACGGGTAAGCCACGGGTTGTGCTTTTCGATATCGACAGCATCATGGGCCAGCTCGATGCGATCAAATTCAACCTTTGGGAAAGAAACCGCATTCCGACGATTAACGTCGAACATCTTGTAAACCAGACCCTTTGCTTCGGAGAACTCGTACGTATATTCCTGAAAGAATACGCCGAAGAGAATGCGAAACGGGAAGAAATCTTTGCCCAGTTCCACGAATGGATGGCCAGCAGCGGGTTACCGGAACTGAAACGCGAGAATGTCAAGATCGCGATGACTTTTACGACGCACGCCACTATGCTGGGCCGTTACCTGGCGCAGAACGTTTCCGGTTTTTACAACAAGCTCCCCTTCTTCGACTGGGAGCAGGAAGCCAAAAACTACGGGATCGTAGCCCAATGCTCGATCGAGCGGCAGGCCGCACTGAACGCACATGTGCTCACGACCGTGAGCGACGTAACCGCCCGCGAATGCGAAGTGTTTCTCGGGCGCATGCCGGACCTCGTTACGCCGAACGGCTTGAACGTCGTGCGTTTTCAGGCTGTGCACGAGTTTCAGAACCTGCATTTGAAGCATAAGGAGCGCATTCATGAGTTCGTGATGGGGCATTTCTTTCCCAGCTACTCGTTCGATCTGGACAAAACGCTCTACTTCTTTACGTCGGGCCGCTACGAATACAGCAACAAAGGCTATGATCTCACACTGGAAGCATTGGCCCGCCTGAACTGGAAAATGGTGCAGGCAAATATGGATATGACGGTGGTGATGTTTATCGTGACCAAGCAACCTTACACCTCCGTAAACCCCGACGTGCTGCAATCCCGTGCGGTACTGAACGAGTTGCAGGAGACCTGTACCGCCATTGAAAAAGAAGTGGGTGAAAAACTCTTCCTCGCCACCGCCTCGGGCGCCGATCACAAAATGCCCGATTTGAATGAATTTGTGGACGAATACTGGCGGCTACGTTTGAGAAGAACGATCCAAAGCTGGAAAACCGATAGACTTCCGGCATTTGTGACCCACGATTTGAAACAGGAGGATGGCATTACCGATTTCTGCCGGCGTGCAAACCTGGTCAACAACGAGCGCGACCGCGTCAAAATCGTTTATCACCCGGATTTCATCGCATCGACCAACCCGCTTTTTGGCCTGGATTACGGGCAATTTGTTCGTGGCTGCCATTTGGGCGTCTTCCCGAGCTACTATGAGCCCTGGGGTTACACGCCATTGGAATGCGTCGTGCGCGGCGTGCCTACCGTTACCAGCGACCTCTCCGGTTTCGGCGACTACATTATGCAAATCATGCGGGATTACGAAAACCGGGGCATTTACGTGATCAACCGCAAATCGCAAAACTTCTCGCAGGCGGCAGATCAACTAGCCGACATCCTCTTCAAATTCGTGCGCATGCAACGCCGCGACCGCATTATGCAGCGCAATCGGGTTGAGAATATCTCGGATGTTTTTGACTGGATGAATTTGCGGTCGTATTACGACACGGCGCATGATCTGGCGGCGAAGCGGCGGAAGCCGTAA
- a CDS encoding family 10 glycosylhydrolase encodes MDWPSSKNLLPEEQQEEFSELLDFHKRVGMNAVFVQVRAAGDAFYAKSPEPWSEWLTGVQGRKPEPMWDPLDFMITEAHKRGLEFHAWLNLNRLVHKSSKSVSADNISRLHPEWILSYDGYKLFDFGIPEVRKFITDMTVNVARNYDVDGIHFDDYFYPYAAPGQVIQDDATFRKYPDGYTNKADWRRHNVDLLVKQIHDALEALNPRLKFGISPFGVWRNKDRDAEGSKTFGALASYDDLFADSRRWVKEGWIDYIAPQVYFSSGFNRVPYKNLVDWWTENRFDRHLYIGMGAYRVGYKDKDSHWSNPAEIPNQVRYFRDSEADGSIFFSSRSLRANSLGFVDSLRRDLFKYPALIPTMPWKDKIPPLSPKSLKATLLSRGIELTWEQPDAAADGDKAWYYVIYRFPPEEKATAHDPRRILGMCYEGEKFVDMTAEAGKRYVYYVTAVDRLHNEGRPIGPLRVEVHDQKLVRF; translated from the coding sequence ATTGATTGGCCAAGCAGCAAAAATCTTCTTCCCGAAGAGCAACAGGAAGAGTTTTCCGAACTGCTCGATTTTCACAAAAGGGTAGGGATGAATGCGGTGTTCGTGCAGGTACGTGCGGCGGGGGATGCTTTCTATGCCAAAAGCCCCGAGCCATGGTCGGAATGGCTCACGGGCGTGCAAGGGCGTAAGCCCGAACCGATGTGGGATCCGCTCGACTTCATGATCACCGAGGCCCATAAGCGCGGCCTCGAATTCCACGCCTGGCTGAACCTTAACCGCCTGGTCCATAAATCCTCCAAAAGCGTTTCCGCCGACAATATCAGCCGGCTTCATCCGGAGTGGATTTTGAGTTACGACGGCTATAAACTTTTCGATTTCGGCATTCCCGAAGTACGAAAGTTTATTACCGATATGACCGTGAACGTTGCCAGGAACTATGACGTCGACGGCATCCATTTCGACGATTATTTTTATCCTTATGCCGCGCCAGGGCAGGTTATCCAGGACGACGCGACGTTCAGGAAATACCCGGACGGCTATACCAACAAGGCCGACTGGCGCCGTCATAATGTGGATTTATTGGTAAAACAAATCCACGACGCGCTCGAAGCATTGAATCCGCGGCTCAAATTCGGTATCAGTCCGTTCGGCGTGTGGCGGAACAAGGACCGCGATGCCGAAGGCTCGAAAACTTTCGGTGCGCTGGCTTCCTATGACGACCTTTTCGCCGACAGCCGCCGCTGGGTTAAAGAGGGCTGGATCGATTACATTGCCCCGCAAGTCTATTTTTCGTCAGGTTTTAACCGTGTGCCCTATAAAAACCTGGTGGATTGGTGGACCGAAAACCGCTTCGACCGACACTTATATATAGGTATGGGCGCTTACCGCGTCGGGTACAAGGACAAGGATTCGCATTGGTCGAATCCCGCCGAGATACCAAATCAGGTTCGTTATTTCCGCGATAGCGAGGCGGATGGGTCGATTTTTTTCAGTTCAAGGTCTTTGAGGGCTAACAGTCTGGGTTTTGTGGATTCATTGAGAAGAGACCTTTTCAAATACCCCGCTTTGATCCCGACAATGCCCTGGAAGGACAAAATTCCGCCGTTGTCGCCCAAAAGCCTGAAAGCCACATTGCTTTCTCGCGGCATCGAGCTTACCTGGGAGCAACCCGATGCGGCCGCGGACGGCGACAAGGCCTGGTATTACGTCATTTACCGTTTCCCGCCGGAGGAAAAAGCCACCGCACACGACCCGCGCCGCATTCTTGGCATGTGTTATGAAGGCGAAAAGTTTGTGGACATGACCGCCGAAGCGGGTAAAAGATATGTCTATTATGTTACAGCGGTAGATCGCCTGCACAATGAAGGCCGCCCGATCGGGCCGTTGCGCGTGGAAGTACACGATCAGAAGTTAGTCCGGTTTTAA
- a CDS encoding NADH-quinone oxidoreductase subunit D yields the protein MSNAIQYEYKPEHFIASAPTKYNSESLRTEEMVLNMGPQHPSTHGVLRLEVVTDGEVVIDVVPHLGYLHRCFEKHAESLPFNQIIPYVDRMDYVAAMNSEHAYVMGVERMLGIENDIPKRIEYIRVVAAELNRLASHFVALGTYAMDIGAYTPFLWMMRDREQILRLLEWTCGARMLYNYIWIGGLFYDLPVGFEERCSEFIKYLKPKLIELQQLVVDNKIFIQRTANVGVLPLDVAINYGCTGPMLRGSGLRYDLRKVDGYSVYPELDFEVPIGEGKLGKVGDCWDRTWVRVVECWESVKMIEQCLVQLQGDYKRTRDFDPQAVVPKKIRPKAMDFYVRAENPKGELGFYFRTDGRSDIPVRCKARACSFNNLSVIGEISKGALLADLVAVIGSIDVVMGEVDR from the coding sequence ATGAGCAACGCAATCCAATACGAATACAAACCCGAGCATTTCATTGCATCGGCGCCCACGAAATATAACTCCGAAAGCCTTCGTACCGAGGAAATGGTGCTCAATATGGGCCCGCAGCACCCGTCGACGCACGGCGTATTGCGCCTGGAAGTGGTAACGGACGGCGAGGTGGTGATCGACGTGGTGCCGCATTTGGGTTATCTGCACCGCTGCTTTGAAAAACACGCAGAGTCGTTGCCATTTAACCAGATCATTCCTTACGTCGATCGCATGGATTACGTGGCTGCCATGAACTCGGAGCACGCTTATGTGATGGGTGTGGAGCGGATGCTGGGCATTGAAAACGATATTCCCAAACGCATTGAATATATCCGGGTAGTAGCCGCGGAACTGAACCGCCTGGCCTCGCACTTCGTCGCGCTCGGTACGTACGCGATGGACATAGGCGCGTATACGCCCTTCCTATGGATGATGCGCGACCGCGAACAAATCCTGCGCCTGCTCGAATGGACCTGCGGCGCGCGGATGTTGTACAATTATATATGGATAGGCGGGTTGTTCTACGATCTGCCTGTCGGCTTTGAAGAGCGCTGTTCCGAGTTTATCAAATATTTGAAACCCAAGCTGATCGAATTGCAGCAGCTTGTGGTCGACAATAAGATCTTTATCCAAAGAACGGCCAATGTGGGAGTGCTGCCATTGGATGTGGCCATTAATTACGGCTGTACCGGGCCAATGCTCCGCGGATCTGGTTTAAGATACGATTTGAGAAAAGTAGACGGTTACTCGGTATATCCCGAACTGGATTTCGAAGTGCCTATTGGTGAAGGAAAGCTCGGAAAAGTAGGCGATTGCTGGGACCGGACGTGGGTACGCGTGGTGGAATGCTGGGAATCGGTGAAAATGATCGAGCAATGCCTGGTACAATTGCAGGGAGATTATAAAAGAACCCGCGACTTCGATCCGCAGGCGGTTGTCCCGAAAAAAATCCGGCCGAAAGCGATGGATTTCTATGTTCGTGCGGAGAACCCGAAAGGGGAGCTGGGCTTCTATTTCCGCACCGACGGCCGCTCCGATATTCCCGTTCGCTGCAAGGCGCGGGCTTGTTCTTTCAATAACCTCTCGGTAATTGGTGAAATATCAAAAGGCGCATTGCTCGCCGACCTTGTCGCCGTTATTGGCTCCATCGACGTGGTAATGGGCGAGGTCGACAGGTAA